In a genomic window of Phragmites australis chromosome 14, lpPhrAust1.1, whole genome shotgun sequence:
- the LOC133891127 gene encoding probable calcium-binding protein CML46 → MAERTMTAAPRPLLRRVLSFREPLLLIPHLLTFLGAAASAFFGSYSTFLQSFARSLFPSAVAKCAHTSPIGGDLCAPCHGGSESVEEEEEEAEEEEEEAVLCREEVEAIMGRIGLGVVGAHGGDAGLAAARMGHDEVSRLFDAEEPSFAEVQSAFAVFDGDCDGFIGAADLQGALARLGVREDAAACRTMITAAGGGRDGSMNLFQFVRFLENGLC, encoded by the coding sequence ATGGCCGAGAGGACGATGACGGCAGCGCCCCGGCCGCTCCTGCGCCGGGTGCTCTCGTTCCGGGAGCCGCTCCTGCTCATCCCTCACCTCCTCACCTtcctcggcgccgccgcctcggccttCTTCGGAAGCTACTCGACGTTTCTGCAATCGTTCGCGAGGTCGCTCTTCCCATCAGCAGTCGCCAAGTGCGCGCACACGTCACCCATCGGTGGCGACCTGTGCGCGCCGTGCCACGGCGGCAGCGAGAgcgtggaggaagaagaagaggaagcggaagaggaagaggaggaggctgtGCTGTgcagggaggaggtggaggcgatCATGGGGAGGATCGGGCTGGGAGTGGTCGGCGCGCACGGCGGCGACGCCGGGCTCGCGGCCGCCCGGATGGGCCACGACGAGGTGTCCAGGCTGTTCGACGCCGAGGAGCCGAGCTTCGCCGAGGTGCAGAGCGCCTTCGCGGTGTTCGACGGCGACTGCGACGGGTTCATCGGCGCGGCGGACCTGCAGGGCGCCCTGGCGAGGCTTGGGGTTCGGGAGGATGCCGCCGCGTGCCGGACCATGATCACGGCCGCCGGTGGGGGCAGGGACGGCAGTATGAACCTGTTCCAGTTCGTCAGGTTCCTCGAGAATGGCCTGTGTTGA